The Xanthomonas rydalmerensis genomic interval CGCCGCGATTCCATGGTCGAGGACGACACCTGGTCGGTGTCCACGCCGCCCAGGGTGACTTCGGCGGTGCGGTAGCCTTCGGTGCCGCTGGCCACCAGCGGCCAGGCGCCGAGTAGCTCGGCGGCCGCGCGCAACTGCGGTTCGTCCAGCTGGCGCACCGGCTTGTCCGGCAGCCAGACCTCGCACAGGCGTTGCGCGAACCGGCGCGGCAGCGCCTCGCCCAGCACCGTGCGCAGCTCGGCGGCACCGCGCAGGCGTTTCTGGTCGCGCAGCCAGGTCGCCGCGTCCTGCCCCGGCAGCAGGTCCAGGCGCAGGTCGTCGCCCGGCTGCCAGTACGAGGAGATCTGCAGGATCGCCGGGCCGCTGACACCGCGGTGGGTGATCAGCATGAAGTTGCGGAAGCGCGCGCCGTTGCAACTGGCCTCCACCGGCAAGGCGAGGCCGGACAGGTCGTGCAGGCGTTCCTGGTGCTTGCCGCTCAGGGTCAGCGGGACCAGCCCGGCACGGGTCGGCAGCACCGCGTGGCCGAACTGCCGCGCCAGTTCGTAGCCGAAGCCGCTGGCGCCGAGGCTGGGAATCGACAGGCCGCCGGTGGCCACCACCAGCGACGTCGCATGCACCGGGCCATCGTCGGTGTCCAGGCGGAAGCCCTCGCTGCCGCGTTCCACCGCGCGCACGCTGCAACCGGTGCGCACCGTTACCCCGGCCGCGGCGCACTCGTCCACCAGCATGCGCACGATCTGCTTGGAGGAGACGTCGCAGAACAGCTGCCCCAGTTCCTTCTCGTGGTAGGCGATGGCGTGGCGTTCGACCAGGTCGATGAAGTCGGCGGGGCGGTAGCGGGCCAGCGCCGACTTGCAGAAGTGCGGATTGGCGGACAGGAAGTTGCCCGGCCCGGTGCCGGTATTGGTGAAGTTGCAGCGGCCGCCGCCGGACATCAGGATCTTCTTGCCGACCTTGTTGGCATGGTCGATCACCCGCACCCGGCGTCCGCGCTGGCCGGCGACGATCGCGCACATCAGCCCGGCGGCGCCGGCACCGATCACCACGACGTCGGTCTGGATGGGGGCGTTCCCGGCGCTCATGCCGCGGCTTTGCGCACCGAGGGAGTGAAGGCGAAGCTGCCGCTGTCGCCCAGCCACTGCACTTCGCCGTCCTGGATCATCACGTCGAACCGCATGCTGCGCTGGATCAGCTCGGCCGCCGCGGCGACGGCGTCGGCCGGCAGGTCGATCACCTGCACCTGCTTGAGCTTGGCCAGGGCGGAGGCATTCTTGTCCCACCAGATGTCCGCGGCGCGGCCGCCGTAGTTGGCCACCACCACCGAGCGCGCCCGGCCGCAGGCCTTGCGCACCCGCGACTCGTCGGGCTGGCCGACCTCGATCCATTGCTCGATCGCGCCGGTGTAGTCCATCCGCCACAGGTCGGGCTCGTCGTCGCTGCTCAGGCCCTTGCCGAACAGCAGGCGCTCCTCGGCGAACAGGGCGAAGGTCAGCAGGCGCGCCATCAGCCGCTGGTCGGTCTCGGACGGGTGTTGCGCCAGGGTCAGGGAATGGGCGGCGTAGTAGCCGCGGTCCATGTCGGAAATCTGCAGCTCCGCCTTGCGGAGGGTGGCGGTGAGGGCCATGCGGCTACCGGGATCGAGGGCGCAATAGGATACGGTGTGCGGCGGCGCCGGGCCCGGAACGTGCGTGGGACATGGGGATCGGTGCCGGCCGCCTTGGCTGGGGCGGGCGAGGGGCCGCAGGCTGATGTGGACGCATGCGCCATGGCCTCGGGCTCGGTCGCCGTTGCCAGGTACGCGGGCGGATTTGCGCAATTTCCACGGGCCGGCAGGGGGTTCGGCCGCGCTGGCGCTAACTTTAGGGTTGGGTTCAGCTTCCTTGTGGTGGATCCCGGTTTGTCTACACAAACATGTCGCTTTTTGAGCGCTACCCGCGTATGGTGACCCCACTGTGTTTGCTAGAGTCACCGTGAATCGTGGCTTGGTGCAGTAGATCTCGCGATCCACTTCATCGTTCCGCTCGCTTTACTAACGCCTGCAACTCAGTCTCGGCCTCGATTTCCGATGGCTGCGATTTCTTCAATTCAATGTTTCAGGAGTTAGCAAAATGACTGACCGTCAGAACGGCACCGTGAAGTGGTTCAACGATGCCAAGGGCTTCGGCTTCATCACCCCGGAAAGCGGCCCGGACCTGTTCGTGCATTTCCGCGCGATCCAGGGCACCGGCTTCAAGTCGCTGCAGGAAGGCCAGAAGGTGACCTTCGTCGCCGTGCAGGGCCAGAAGGGTATGCAGGCTGACCAGGTGCAGGCCGTCTAAGGACGCCCGCCACCGCAAGGTTGCCAGACGCCGGAAGCGCAAGCTTCCGGCGTTTTTGTTTGGGCGATCGTTTTTCGGGCATCGCGCGCGCTGCGGCGGCGGCGCTGCGGCCGGGTCGCCAGGCGCAGCGACGGGCCCTGCATGCGCGGCTTCACACCCGCATCCGGCTACCATGGCGGCCCCCGAGCTCCGGAGCCGTCGCCATGATCACCGTGCATCACCTCAACCAGTCCAGGTCGCAGCGCGTGTTGTGGTTGCTGGAGGAACTGGCGCTGCCGTACCAGGTGATCAAGTACCAGCGTGATCCCAAGACCATGCTGGCGCCGCCGGAACTGCGCGCGATCCATCCGCTGGGCAAGTCGCCGGTGCTGGTGGACGACGGTCACGTCCTGGCCGAGTCCGGGGCGATCCTCGACTATCTGGTGGACCGCTACGACACCGGCAGCACGCTGTCGCCGGCGCCGCAGCCGCTGGATTCGCCCGAGCGCCTGCGCTACCGCTACTGGATGCACTACGCCGAGGGCTCGGCGATGCCGCCGCTGCTGATGAGCCTGGTGTTCGGGCGGATCCGCTCGGCGAAGATGCCGTTCTTCGCGCGGCCGATCGCCAAGGCCATCGTCGACAAGGCGATGCAGGGCTTCGTCGGGCCGCAGGTGCGCCTTCACCTGGACTGGATGGAGCGCGAGCTGGCCGAGACTGGCTGGTTCGCCGGCGACCGCTTTACCGCGGCGGACGTGCAGATGAGCTTCCCGGTGCAGGCCGCGGCCGCGCGCATCGGCCTGCAGACGCATCCGAACCTGGCCGGGTTCGTGCAGCGGATCGAGCAGCGCCCGGCCTATCTGCGCGCGCTGCAGCAGGGCGGCCCGTTCGAGCTGCTCGGTAGCGCGGACGGCTGAACCCGGTTCGCGCCGCTCGCGGTGCCGGCCGGATCAGGGGCCGGCGGGACGCGCCGGGCAGGCGCGCACGAAGGCGATGCTGTCGGCCATGACCGGCAGCGCCGGGTCGTCCTTGCGCAGCGCCAGCACCAGACGCATGTGGCCGACGCCGGGATAGGTCTTCAATTCGGCCGGCACCCCGACGCGCTGCAGCGCGGCCTGCAGCGACTGGCTGTTGTGCGGTTCCACCACCGTGTCGGCGTCGCCGTGCAGCAGCAGCGCCGGCGGCTCGTCGCCGTCGACGAAGTTCACCGGCTGCGAGCGCCGCTGCTGTGCCGGGTCCTGGCCGAACATGCCGATCAGGTCCGGGTCGGTCAGCGGCAGGAAGTCGTAGGGGCCGGCCAGTCCGACCAGGCCGCACAACTGCCGCGGCGACAGGCCCTGCGCCTGCAGCCAGTGGCCGTCGGTGGTCAGCAGCGCGGCGATGTGCGCGCCGGCGGAGTGGCCCATCAGCACCAGCCGTTGCGGGTCGCCGCCATACTCGGCGGCATGGCGCTGGCTCCAGGCCACGGCGGTGGCGGCGTCGCGCATGAACCCATCCAGGGTCACCTGCGGATACTTGCGGTAGTCCGG includes:
- a CDS encoding cold-shock protein, coding for MTDRQNGTVKWFNDAKGFGFITPESGPDLFVHFRAIQGTGFKSLQEGQKVTFVAVQGQKGMQADQVQAV
- a CDS encoding glutathione S-transferase family protein, encoding MITVHHLNQSRSQRVLWLLEELALPYQVIKYQRDPKTMLAPPELRAIHPLGKSPVLVDDGHVLAESGAILDYLVDRYDTGSTLSPAPQPLDSPERLRYRYWMHYAEGSAMPPLLMSLVFGRIRSAKMPFFARPIAKAIVDKAMQGFVGPQVRLHLDWMERELAETGWFAGDRFTAADVQMSFPVQAAAARIGLQTHPNLAGFVQRIEQRPAYLRALQQGGPFELLGSADG
- a CDS encoding alpha/beta hydrolase; translation: MSDRPSPPRWPRNALIALSSLLVSACSSLFFGGLNAGSSRHGLSEQRGIVYDAAHGLALDVYRPAGVQHAPVVVFFHGGTWKTGNRQNYRWAGEALARHGVVAIVPDYRKYPQVTLDGFMRDAATAVAWSQRHAAEYGGDPQRLVLMGHSAGAHIAALLTTDGHWLQAQGLSPRQLCGLVGLAGPYDFLPLTDPDLIGMFGQDPAQQRRSQPVNFVDGDEPPALLLHGDADTVVEPHNSQSLQAALQRVGVPAELKTYPGVGHMRLVLALRKDDPALPVMADSIAFVRACPARPAGP
- a CDS encoding NAD(P)/FAD-dependent oxidoreductase — translated: MSAGNAPIQTDVVVIGAGAAGLMCAIVAGQRGRRVRVIDHANKVGKKILMSGGGRCNFTNTGTGPGNFLSANPHFCKSALARYRPADFIDLVERHAIAYHEKELGQLFCDVSSKQIVRMLVDECAAAGVTVRTGCSVRAVERGSEGFRLDTDDGPVHATSLVVATGGLSIPSLGASGFGYELARQFGHAVLPTRAGLVPLTLSGKHQERLHDLSGLALPVEASCNGARFRNFMLITHRGVSGPAILQISSYWQPGDDLRLDLLPGQDAATWLRDQKRLRGAAELRTVLGEALPRRFAQRLCEVWLPDKPVRQLDEPQLRAAAELLGAWPLVASGTEGYRTAEVTLGGVDTDQVSSSTMESRRVPGLYFVGEVLDVTGWLGGYNFQWAWASGHAAGLAA
- a CDS encoding YaeQ family protein is translated as MALTATLRKAELQISDMDRGYYAAHSLTLAQHPSETDQRLMARLLTFALFAEERLLFGKGLSSDDEPDLWRMDYTGAIEQWIEVGQPDESRVRKACGRARSVVVANYGGRAADIWWDKNASALAKLKQVQVIDLPADAVAAAAELIQRSMRFDVMIQDGEVQWLGDSGSFAFTPSVRKAAA